In Oryctolagus cuniculus chromosome X, mOryCun1.1, whole genome shotgun sequence, a single window of DNA contains:
- the MED12 gene encoding mediator of RNA polymerase II transcription subunit 12 isoform X9: MAAFGILSYEHRPLKRPRLGPPDVYPQDPKQKEDELTALNVKQGFNNQPAVSGDEHGSAKNVNFNPAKISSNFSSIIAEKLRCNTLSDTGRRKPQVNQKDNFWLVTPRSQSAINTWFTDLAGTKPLTQLAKKVPIFSKKDEVFGYLAKYTVPVMRAAWLIKMTCAYYAAITETKVKKRLVIDPFMEWTQIITRYLWEQLQKMAEYYRPGPTGSGSCGSTVGPLPHDVEVAIRQWDYNEKLAMFMFQDGMLDRHEFLTWVLECFEKIRPGEDELLKLLLPLLLRYSGEFVQSAYLSRRLAYFCTRRLALQLDGVSSHSSHVIAAQSTSTLPTTPAPQPPTSSTPSTPFSDLLLCPQHRPLVFGLSCILQTILLCCPSALVWHYSLTDSRIKTGSPLDHLPIAPSNLPMPEGNSAFTQQVRAKLREIEQQIKERGQAVEVRWSFDKCQEATAGFTIGRVLHTLEVLDSHSFERSDFSNSLDSLCNRIFGLGPSKDGHEISSDDDAVVSLLCEWAVSCKRSGRHRAMVVAKLLEKRQAEIEAERCGESEAADEKGSIASGSLSAPSAPIFQDVLLQFLDTQAPMLTDPRSESERVEFFNLVLLFCELIRHDVFSHNMYTCTLISRGDLAFGAPGPRPPSPFDDPADDPERKEAEGSSSSKLEDPGLSESMDIDPSSSVLFEDMEKPDFPLFSPTMPCEGKGSPSPEKPDVEKEVKPPPKEKIEGTLGVLYDQPRHVQYATHFPIPQEESCSHECNQRLVVLFGVGKQRDDARHAIKKITKDILKVLNRKGTAETGGEDGQKRRRNRPEAFPTAEDIFAKFQHLSHYDQHQVTAQVSRNVLEQITSFALGMSYHLPLVQHVQFIFDLMEYSLSISGLIDFAIQLLNELSVVEAELLLKSSDLVGSYTTSLCLCIVAVLRHYHACLILNQDQMAQVFEGLCGVVKHGMNRSDGSSAERCILAYLYDLYTSCSHLKSKFGELFSDFCSKVKNTIYCNVEPSESNMRWAPEFMIDTLENPAAHTFTYTGLGKSLSENPANRYSFVCNALMHVCVGHHDPDRVNDIAILCAELTGYCKSLSAEWLGVLKALCCSSNNGTCGFNDLLCNVDVSDLSFHDSLATFVAILIARQCLLLEDLIRCAAIPSLLNAACSEQDSEPGARLTCRILLHLFKTPQLNPCQSDGNKPTVGIRSSCDRHLLAASQNRIVDGAVFAVLKAVFVLGDAELKGSGFTVTGGAEELPEEEGGGGNGGRRQGGRNISVETASLDVYAKYVLRSICQQEWVGERCLKSLCEDSNDLQDPVLSSAQAQRLMQLICYPHRLLDNEDGENPQRQRIKRILQNLDQWTMRQSSLELQLMIKQTPNNEMNSLLENIAKATIEVFQQSAETGSSSGSAASNMPSSSKTKPVLSSLERSGVWLVAPLIAKLPTSVQGHVLKAAGEELEKGQHLGSSSRKERDRQKQKSMSLLSQQPFLSLVLTCLKGQDEQREGLLTSLYNQVHQIVKNWRDGQYLDDCKPKQLMHEALKLRLNLVGGMFDTVQRSTQQTTEWAILLLEIIISGTVDMQSNNELFTTVLDMLSVLINGTLAADMSSISQGSMEENKRAYMNLVKKLQKELGEHQSDSLEKVRQLLPLPKQTRDVITCEPQGSLIDTKGNKIAGFDSIFKKEGLQVSTKQKISPWDLFEGLKPSAPLSWGWFGTVRVDRRVARGEEQQRLLLYHTHLRPRPRAYYLEPLPLPPEDEEPPAPTLLEPEKKAPEPPKTDKPGAAPPNTEERKKKATKGKKRSQPAAKTEDYGMGPGRSGPYGVTVPPDLLHHANPGSIPHLNYRPGPIGLYTQNQPLPAGGPRVDTYRPVRLPMQKLPTRPTYPGVLPTTMTNVISLDPSYKTSMYRQQQPAVPQGQRLRQQLQAKIQSQGMLGQSSVHQMTPSSSYGLQTSQGYTTYVSHVGLQQHTGPAGTMVPPSYSSQPYQSTHPPTNPTVVDPARHLQQRSSGYVHQQAPTYGHGLASAQRFPHPTLQQTTMLGTMNPLSTQGVQAGVRSTSILPEQQQQQQQQQQQQQQQQQQQQQQQQQQQQQQQYHIRQQQQQQILRQQQQQQQQQQQQQPQPPQQQQQQPPPPQQHQQQPQQQAAPPQPQPQSQPQFQRQGLQQTQQQQQTAALVRQLQQQLSNTQPQPSTNIFGRY, encoded by the exons ATGGCGGCCTTCGGGATCTTGAGCTACGAACACCGGCCTCTGAAGCGGCCACGGCTGGGGCCTCCCGATGTGTATCCTCAAGATCCCAAACAGAAGGAG GATGAACTGACGGCCTTGAATGTTAAACAAGGTTTCAATAACCAGCCTGCTGTGTCTGGGGATGAGCATGGCAGTGCCAAGAACGTCAACTTCAATCCTGCCAAG ATCAGTTCCAACTTCAGCAGCATTATTGCAGAGAAGTTAAGGTGTAATACTCTCTCTGACACTGGTCGCAGGAAGCCCCAAGTAAACCAGAAGGACAACTTCTGGCTGGTGACTCCGCGGTCCCAGAGTGCCATTAACACTTGGTTCACTGATCTGGCTGGCACCAAACCACTCACACAATTAGCCAAAAAG GTCCCCATTTTCAGCAAGAAGGATGAAGTATTTGGGTACTTGGCAAAATACACAGTGCCTGTGATGCGGGCCGCCTGGCTCATTAAGATGACCTGTGCCTATTATGCAGCGATCACTGAGACCAAGGTTAAGAAGAGACTCGTCATTGATCCCTTCATGG AATGGACTCAGATCATCACCAGGTACTTATGGGAacagctgcagaagatggctgagTACTACCGGCCAGGGCCTACAGGAAGTGGAAGCTGTGGTTCCACGGTAGGGCCCTTGCCCCATGATGTAGAGGTGGCAATCCGGCAGTGGGACTACAACGAGAAGCTGGCCATGTTCATGTTCCAG GATGGCATGTTGGACAGACATGAGTTCCTGACCTGGGTGCTTGAGTGTTTTGAAAAAATTCGCCCCGGAGAGGATGAATTGCTTAAactgctgctgcccctgctgcttcgA TACTCCGGGGAATTCGTTCAGTCTGCATACCTCTCCCGCCGCCTTGCCTACTTCTGTACCCGGAGACTTGCCCTGCAGCTGGATGGCGTGAGCAGCCACTCATCTCACGTTATAGCCGCGCAGTCCACAAGCACACTGCCTaccacccctgctccccagcccccaacGAGCAGCACACCCTCAACTCCCTTTAGTGACCTGCTGCTGTgccctcagcaccggcccctggtttTTGGCCTCAGCTGTATCCTACAG ACCATCCTCCTGTGTTGCCCTAGTGCCCTGGTTTGGCACTACTCGCTGACTGATAGCCGAATTAAGACTGGCTCACCACTTGACCACCTGCCTATTGCCCCCTCCAACCTACCCATGCCGGAGGGCAACAGTGCCTTCACCCAGCAG GTCCGTGCGAAGTTGCGAGAGATCGAGCAGCAGATCAAGGAGCGGGGACAGGCGGTTGAGGTCCGCTGGTCTTTTGATAAATGCCAGGAAGCCACTGCAG GTTTCACAATCGGACGGGTGCTGCATACCTTGGAAGTGCTCGACAGCCATAGTTTTGAGCGCTCTGACTTCAGTAATTCCCTTGACTCCCTTTGCAACCGAATCTTCGGACTGGGGCCTAGCAAAGATGGGCATGAG ATCTCCTCAGATGATGATGCCGTGGTATCTTTGCTATGTGAATGGGCTGTCAGCTGTAAGCGTTCTGGCCGGCATCGTGCTATGGTGGTAGCCAAGCTCCTGGAGAAGAGACAGGCGGAGATTGAGGCCGAG CGGTGCGGAGAAtcggaagcagcagatgagaaggGCTCCATCGCCTCTGGCTCCCTTTCGGCCCCGAGTGCTCCCATTTTCCAGGATGTCCTCCTGCAGTTTCTGGATACACAGGCTCCCATGCTGA cGGACCCGCGCAGTGAGAGTGAGCGGGTGGAGTTCTTCAACCTGGTACTACTGTTCTGTGAACTGATCCGCCATGATGTCTTCTCGCACAACATGTACACCTGCACTCTCATCTCCCGAGGGGACCTTGCCTTTGGAGCCCCCGGTCCCCGGCCTCCCTCCCCTTTCGATGATCCTGCCGATGACCCAGAGCGCAAGGAGGCcgaaggcagcagcagcagcaagctggag GATCCAGGGCTGTCAGAATCCATGGACATTGACCCTAGCTCCAGTGTGCTCTTTGAGGACATGGAGAAGCCTGACTTCCCA TTGTTTTCTCCTACTATGCCCTGTGAGGGCaagggcagcccctcccctgagaAACCAGATGTTGAGAAGGAGGTGAAGCCCCCACCCAAAGAGAAGATCGAGGGCACCCTGGGGGTTCTTTATGACCAGCCTCGGCACGTGCAGTACGCCACGCACTTTCCCATCCCCCAG GAGGAGTCGTGCAGCCATGAGTGCAACCAGCGCTTGGTCGTACTGTTTGGGGTGGGAAAGCAGCGAGACGATGCCCGCCACGCCATCAAGAAGATCACCAAGGATATCCTGAAGGTTCTGAACCGCAAGGGGACTGCAGAAACTG GTGGGGAGGATGGGCAGAAGCGGCGGCGCAACCGGCCTGAAGCCTTCCCCACTGCTGAAGATATCTTTGCTAAGTTCCAGCATCTTTCACATTATGACCAACACCAGGTCACGGCTCAG GTCTCCCGGAATGTTCTGGAGCAGATCACGAGCTTTGCCCTTGGCATGTCATACCACTTGCCTCTGGTGCAGCATGTGCAGTTCATCTTCGACCTCATGGAATATTCACTGAGCATCAGTGGCCTCATCGACTTTGCCATTCAG CTGCTGAATGAACTGAGTGTAGTTGAGGCCGAGTTGCTTCTCAAATCCTCGGATCTGGTGGGCAGCTACACGACCAGCCTATGCCTGTGCATCGTGGCCGTCCTGCGGCACTATCACGCCTGCCTCATCCTCAACCAGGACCAGATGGCACAGGTCTTCGAGGG GCTGTGTGGTGTGGTGAAGCATGGGATGAACCGGTCAGATGGCTCCTCTGCAGAACGCTGTATCCTCGCTTATCTCTATGATCTGTACACCTCCTGTAGCCATTTAAAGAGCAAATTTGGGGAGCTCTTCAG TGACTTCTGCTCCAAAGTGAAGAACACCATTTACTGCAACGTGGAGCCATCGGAATCCAACATGCGCTGGGCGCCCGAGTTCATGATTGACACTCTGGAAAACCCCGCAGCTCACACCTTCACCTACACGGGGCTAGGCAAGAGTCTTAGTGAGAACCCTGCTAACCGCTACAGCTTTGTCTGCAATGCCCTTATGCACGTCTGTGTGGGGCACCATGATCCCGATAG GGTGAATGACATCGCTATCCTGTGCGCAGAGCTCACCGGCTATTGCAAGTCATTGAGTGCCGAATGGCTAGGGGTTCTGAAGGCCTTGTGCTGCTCCTCCAACAATGGCACTTGTGGCTTCAACGACCTCCTCTGCAACGTAGAT GTCAGTGACCTGTCTTTTCATGACTCCCTGGCTACTTTTGTTGCCATCCTCATCGCTCGACAGTGTTTGCTTCTGGAAGATCTGATTCGCTGTGCCGCCATCCCTTCACTCCTTAATGCTG CCTGTAGCGAACAGGATTCTGAGCCGGGGGCCCGGCTTACCTGCCGCATCCTCCTGCACCTTTTCAAGACACCACAACTCAATCCTTGTCAGTCCGATGGAA ACAAGCCTACGGTAGGAATCCGCTCCTCCTGTGACCGCCAcctgctggctgcctcccagaaccGCATCGTGGATGGAGCTGTGTTTGCTGTTCTCAAGGCTGTGTTTGTACTTG GGGACGCGGAACTGAAGGGTTCAGGCTTCACTGTGACAGGAGGAGCAGAAGAACTTCccgaggaggagggaggaggtggcaaTGGTGGTCGGAGGCAGGGTGGCCGCAACATCTCTGTGGAGACAGCCAGTCTGGATGTCTATGCCAAGTACGTGCTGCGCAGCATCTGCCAGCAG GAATGGGTCGGAGAACGTTGCCTGAAGTCGCTGTGTGAGGACAGCAATGACCTGCAAGACCCAGTGTTGAGCAGCGCCCAGGCCCAGCGTCTCATGCAGCTCATCTGCTACCCACATCGACTGCTGGACAATGAGGATGGAGAGAACCCCCAGCGGCAGCGCATCAAGCGCATTCTCCAG AACTTGGACCAGTGGACCATGCGCCAGTCTTCCTTGGAGCTGCAGCTCATGATCAAGCAGACGCCTAACAAC GAGATGAATTCCCTCTTGGAGAACATCGCCAAGGCCACAATCGAGGTTTTCCAGCAGTCGGCGGAGACAGGGTCATCTTCCGGAAGCGCTGCAAGCAACATGCCCAGCAGCAGCAAGACCAAGCCTGTGCTCAG CTCTCTTGAGCGTTCTGGTGTGTGGCTGGTGGCTCCCCTCATCGCCAAACTGCCCACGTCAGTCCAGGGGCATGTATTAAAGGCCGCCGGGGAGGAACTGGAGAAGGGTCAGCACCTGGGTTCCTCTTCCCGCAAAGAACGTGATCGGCAAAAGCAGAAGAG TATGTCCCTGCTGAGCCAGCAGCCCTTTTTGTCACTGGTGCTGACGTGTCTGAAGGGGCAGGATGAGCAGCGGGAGGGACTCCTCACCTCCCTCTACAACCAGGTGCACCAG ATTGTGAAGAATTGGCGGGATGGCCAGTACTTAGATGACTGCAAACCCAAGCAGCTAATGCATGAGGCACTCAAACTGCGGCTCAACTTG GTGGGGGGCATGTTTGACACAGTACAGCGCAGCACCCAGCAGACCACGGAGTGGGCCATACTCCTCCTGGAGATCATCATCAGCGGCACCGTCGACATGCAGTCCAACAA CGAGCTCTTCACTACCGTGTTGGACATGCTGAGTGTCCTGATCAATGGGACGTTGGCTGCAGACATGTCCAGCATCTCCCAGGGCAGCATGGAGGAAAACAAGCGTGCATACATGAACCTAGTGAAGAAGCTACAG AAAGAGTTGGGGGAGCACCAGTCAGACAGTCTGGAAAAGGTTCGCCAGCTGCTGCCACTGCCTAAGCAGACCCGAGATGTCATCACGTGTGAGCCCCAGGGCTCCCTCATCGACACCAAGGGCAACAAGATCGCCGGCTTCGATTCCATCTTCAAGAAGGAG GGCCTGCAGGTTTCCACCAAACAAAAGATCTCGCCGTGGGATCTTTTCGAGGGATTGAAGCCGTCCGCGCCACTCTCCTGGGGCTGGTTCGGAACGGTCCGGGTCGACCGTCGAGTGGCTCGGGGAGAAGAGCAGCAGCGGCTACTGCTCTACCACACACACCTgaggccccggccccgggcctaCTACCTGGAGCCGCTGCCACTGCCACCCGAAGATGAGGAGCCCCCTGCTCCTACCCTGCTAGAGCCTGAGAAAAAGGCTCCAGAGCCCCCCAAAACCGACAAACCTGGGGCTGCTCCACCAAATACCGAGGAACGCAAGAAGAAGGCCACCAAGGGCAAGAAACGCAGCCAGCCGGCTGCCAAGACGGAG GACTACGGCATGGGCCCAGGCCGGAGCGGCCCCTATGGTGTGACAGTGCCTCCAGACCTCCTGCACCACGCAAACCCTGGCTCCATACCCCACCTTAACTACAGACCGGGCCCCATAGGCCTGTACACCCAGAACCAGCCACTCCCTGCAG GTGGCCCACGTGTGGACACGTACCGCCCTGTGCGGCTACCAATGCAGAAGCTGCCAACTCGACCAACTTACCCTGGAGTGCTGCCCACGACTATGACTAACGTTATAAGCCTAGATCCTTCTTATAAGACATCCATGTACCGGCAGCAGCAACCTGCAGTGCCCCAAGGACAGCGCCTTCGCCAACAGCTCCAGGCAAAGATA CAGAGCCAGGGGATGTTGGGACAGTCATCTGTGCATCAGATGACTCCCAGCTCTTCCTACGGTTTGCAGACCTCCCAG GGCTATACTACTTACGTTTCTCATGTGGGACTGCAGCAACACACAGGCCCTGCAGGTACCATGGTGCCTCCCAGCTACTCCAGCCAGCCTTATCAGAGCACCCACCCTCCTACCAATCCTACTGTTGTAGATCCCGCACGCCACCTGCAACAGCGCTCCAGTGGCTATGTGCACCAGCAGGCCCCAACCTATGGACACGGACTGGCCTCTGCTCAAAG GTTTCCACATCCGACCCTGCAGCAGACAACCATGTTAGGCACCATGAATCCACTGAGTACCCAGGGCGTGCAGGCAGGCGTCCGCTCCACTTCCATCCTGcccgagcagcagcagcagcaacagcagcagcaacagcagcagcagcaacaacaacagcagcagcagcagcagcagcaacagcagcagcagcagcagcagtatcACAtccggcagcagcagcagcagcagatcctGCGG cagcagcagcagcagcagcagcaacaacagcagcagcagccgcagccgccacagcagcagcagcagcagccgccgccgccacaacaacaccagcagcagccacaacaacaggcagctcctccccagccccagccccagtctcaGCCCCAG TTCCAGCGCCAGGGGCTTCAGcagacacagcagcagcagcagacggcaGCTTTGGTCCGGCAACTCCAACAACAGCTCTCCA ATacccagccacagcccagcacCAACATATTTGGACGCTACTGA